AACAACTCAACCAGTATTACGGCGAAAGCCACACGCTGTGGGATCTGGAAATGCACGTCCCGGAAGGACAATGCACCGTGCTGATGGGGCGCAATGGCGTGGGTAAAACCACCTTGCTCCAGTGCATCATGGGTTTGATCAAAGCGCGGGATGGCGTGATTCAGTATCAGGGACAAAACCTGCTGGGGATGGATGCGGAAAAGCGTGCCAACCTCGGCATTGGCTACGTACCACAAGGGCGGCAGATTTTCCCGCTGCTGACGGTGGAAGAGAATTTGCTGATTGGTTTGCCAGCGCGGCGTGACAAGGTGCGCAGCATTCCGCCGTTCATTTTTGAGCTGTTTCCGGTGTTGAAGGAAATGCTGGGGCGGCGCGGCGGCGACTTGTCCGGCGGGCAACAGCAGCAATTGGCGATTGGGCGGGCATTGGTGCTTGACCCGAAACTGCTGATTCTCGATGAACCGACCGAAGGCATTCAGCCGAATATCGTGGCGGAAATCGGCGACATTATCCGCAAGCTCAACAAAGACATTGGGCTGACGGTGTTGCTGGTGGAACAGAAATTGCCGTTTGCGCGGAAAGTGGGGGATCGGTTTTGTATTCTGGATCGCGGGCGGCGTGTGGCGGAGGGGGAGATGCATACGCTGGATGATGGGTTGATTCAGCGGTATTTGACGGTATAACGCCGCCAAATACCTGACTTTTGCATGAACGTTACTGAAACCGCCGGAAGTCGGTTAGCTGGCGGTCTTCACGTACTTCATCGTGCGGAATCAGCAAATAACGCCACGGTTTCGTGCCTTGCTCTCGCGCATAATCTGAGGCATGGCTGCACCAGCGTCTTGCCGCATCCGCCTTGGCTTGCACGTCAGGTG
The DNA window shown above is from Candidatus Thiothrix sulfatifontis and carries:
- the urtE gene encoding urea ABC transporter ATP-binding subunit UrtE, giving the protein MLKVEQLNQYYGESHTLWDLEMHVPEGQCTVLMGRNGVGKTTLLQCIMGLIKARDGVIQYQGQNLLGMDAEKRANLGIGYVPQGRQIFPLLTVEENLLIGLPARRDKVRSIPPFIFELFPVLKEMLGRRGGDLSGGQQQQLAIGRALVLDPKLLILDEPTEGIQPNIVAEIGDIIRKLNKDIGLTVLLVEQKLPFARKVGDRFCILDRGRRVAEGEMHTLDDGLIQRYLTV